The following DNA comes from Candidatus Glassbacteria bacterium.
ACGTTTCAACCTTCGCTTTGCTCTCCTGAACGGCTGAAGCAGCTTCCAATCTCGCCACACGGGATTACTCTTTGATTCATTCAGTTGTTTTTGTAAGTCCGCGATATGACTCACCAAGAGTGGGTCGAATGAGGACACCAAGGCGTCGTATTCTTGCCGCAGATGGTCGAATCTGGCGTCGATCTTTTCTATCTCGCCCCGACAGGCTTGGGTGAGAACCTGGAAAGTCTCGGGAACCAGGGAGGCCCAAACTCCGAACTCCGGAACAGGTTCGTCTTCCGGATGGATGTGATGGCGTAGATTCGGCGTCAGGAATTGCTCGACTTGCTTCATTGTTCCTTCTGTTGGGCTCGGAAGCTGGTGACTGGCAACTCGGGTGATTTTTTCCGCGGTCGAACGGGGATCGCGAAGAAGCTGGTCGTAACTGACGAAGATCCGCTTGCGACCGCGTGTCCAGTATTCCGCCGACAGATTATGATCGACCCAAAGAAAGGCCGATTTAATTCTGGCAAGTTCATTCCGCCGCTCCAGGGAATGGGCAACCTCAGATGGATGGCGATGCGTCAGGATGAAAGCGGTTTGGCAGCCTAGTTCGTCAAGAATCTCAAGCCACAACGGCGCCAACCGGCACAACCTAGGGTCCTTGATCGCCCAGATCGGGCAGGTCGCAAAGTCTCTGCGCAGGATGCGGATGATTTCGGTCCGAAACGGGCGAACGCGCTCGCTTGTCCACCAGGACTTCGGCAGACGGAGAACATCATACCAGGACGAGCCAAGCTCCGCGAGCAGGCGTTCATGTATATCCAGAATATCGGCGTGTTCGAAAAATCCCTTGTCGTTGTCGCCTGGCTCTGGGGGCAACAGAGATTTCCCCAAATTTACGCCGAGTAGGTTCAGCACCCCGGTCAAGGCCGAGGTGCCGCTGCGGTGCATGCCAAGGACGCAAATCGCGTGGTTTTTCATGTCAACTCGCTATACCTACATGAAGGCGAGCCAGCGTATAAGCTGATCTATCAGCCGGGAAGGATGCACTCGGTATAGGGAAACCACGCCAACTCGTTTCCGGAGAAAGGCCTGCAATCGGGATGACATCGGACCGCGCCACATCGTCAATTCATCAGTTGACTGTTTCTTTTACCCACGGTGTTTTTGAAAAATCCAAATATATTTTGGAGTGAAATGGCGATTCGTGGACCAAGAGCTCCTGGGCCCCCGGAGTCACTCCCGCGAAAGCGGGAACCCCCGGCTGCTTCGCGTGCCGCCTGGACTCCCGCCTTCGCGGGAGTGACATCGAGGCTCCGTCAAAACAAAACCTTCCCCTTTCAACCTAGATTCCCCAGATGGCTCCTCCCAGTTGCCGACGATGGTAGCACAAAGGGCGCCCCGGCACGAAACCGGCCCTAAACCGGCGCGGTAAGTCGCGATCCACCCTTTATCGGGCTGATTTGGCGATGGCGCGGGCCCAAGTCGGGCTGCCATCCGGAACCCGATAGGAAACACGGCCGCGCGTTTCTCGAGGAAACCGTTAGAGTTACCCGCGAATTGGCGAAACCACGTGGTTGCCAGAACAAAAATCATGTCTGAACGGTGTCGATGTCGAAAGAGATCTCCAAATCGGTAAGTTAGGAATAGGTTGAGCTCTTTCCGAAAGAGCCAAGGTCGCGTTATTGCTTGATAATGAATCCCCCGTGAACAATACGTAACCGGCTTGTTTCGCTCGTCCTTCGTGCGTTTCTGTCGATCAACTTGTATTGTGAAGTCAGCCTTTCACCTCACCCCGCCCCCAAACACTGCGCCAACTGCCTCTCCCAGTCCGGTAACGTGATACCGAATGCCGCCGCGATCGCGCCGTTGTCGAGCACCGACCAGGCCGGCCGCGCCGCGGGCAGCGGGTATTCGCTGGTGGGAATGCCGGTCACCCGAACATTCCTGCCGCGGCCGGCGGCGGCGTCCGCCTCCACGATCGCCCGGGCGAAGCCGCACCAGCTTGTCGATCCCGCCGCCGACAGGTGATAGAGGCCGCCGGCCTCGGCCAGGGACGGGCCCACCCCCGCGCCGCCTGGCCCGTTGACCACCCCCTCCGGCCGTACCCAGCTCGCGGCCAGTATCCGCGCCGTCGCCCCGGCGATGGCGCGGGCCCAGGTCGGGCTGCCGGTCTGGTCATCGACGATGCAGAGTTCGTCGCGCTCGGCGGCCAGGCGCCGCACGGTGGCGAGGAAGTTGGCGCCGCGAGCGGCGTAGACCCAGCTGGTGCGCAGGATCAGGTGGACCGGGCCGACGGCCCGGATCGCCCGTTCCCCGGCGAGCTTGCTGCGGCCGTACTGGTTCAGCGGCGCCGGTGCGTCGGCCTCCGTGTACGGGCGCGGACCACCGTCGGCCGCTTTGCCGCC
Coding sequences within:
- a CDS encoding sugar nucleotide-binding protein; amino-acid sequence: MPLVHYSTDYVFGGQGGKAADGGPRPYTEADAPAPLNQYGRSKLAGERAIRAVGPVHLILRTSWVYAARGANFLATVRRLAAERDELCIVDDQTGSPTWARAIAGATARILAASWVRPEGVVNGPGGAGVGPSLAEAGGLYHLSAAGSTSWCGFARAIVEADAAAGRGRNVRVTGIPTSEYPLPAARPAWSVLDNGAIAAAFGITLPDWERQLAQCLGAG